GGGTCCAGGTGGACTGTCCTCCCTGATCCCGACCCCAGGCCTCCAGGGCCGTCATCCTTGGTGGGGGGCGCCCGCCTGCCACCGCATGCCTCCCAGCCTCCCGGCACGCACCTGGGGCGAACACTCGCTGTTTTCGCTGGCCTTGGGTGCGCAGCGGGCCAGACCCAGAGCGCTCgagtggtggcagcagccgctcttGCACTGGGCGCTGTTCAAGCAGAGCTCACCCTCCTCCTGCGGGGCGGGTGACAGTCAGCCCAGGACCCCCGCCCCGCACTCCCGAGGCCAGCCGCAGACTGGGGCCAGTGTTCCCAGCAGTGTGACCCAGGGGCGGaggagcagccctgggctgggagggggacCCGGCAGTTCCAGTAGCGGCTGCACTACCAAATGCTGACCCCGCGTAAGCCACTGCCCCGAGGCCTCTCGCGAACGTGCGTGGGGACCTCTCCGGGACCCACAGTCCTTGAGGAATTGGGGAAAGCTGAGGATCCCCCTCCGCCCCCACAGCCTTGCATGTGGAACTCAGGGGGTCCTGGGCCCTCCAAGCTCGGATGTCAAGAACCTTTGGACTCGGTGGGTGACCCCGCAGGGCTTCTTTCTCTGTGACCTTGACCTCCGTGGCTAGGGCCCTGGGAAGGGCAGGATCTGGAGCTTGctggcctgggttccagtcccagctatgtGGCTCCAGGCAGGCTGCTTGACCTCCTGGCCCTGTCCAGGACGGGTTGGTGATAACTGTCTCTATGGCACTTGGAAGATCAGATGAATCCACCTTCCTGGGCACCGAGAACTGTGTCTGGTGCCCCTGCAGTACAGGCGCCCCTGCAGGCCAGCAGCTGGGGCCATTGGCGGAGCTTTTTAAACCCCTTGACTTCCTGAGCTTGTGAATTCCTTACCTGGGGACTGAGATGGCTCCTCCCCTAAAGACCCTCTTACCAGGTTGATAATGATTCCCCGGGGGCCAGGGGCTGCGTAGGCCACTGCGAGGGCCACAAGCAGCAGGACAAGGACCTTCTCCATGGTGAGTGGGACAGCGTGTGTGAGCCGCAGCTGGCAGGTCAGATGGCTGAAGACCTTGCCAGCTGGGGTGTTGGGGCCTTAAAAggggccctgcccccatgtgaCCCACCTTCTGCATCCCATAGGGCCCTCCGTGAGCAGAGACACAGCTGTGGCCAATCTGCTCGGGTCCTGATAAGGTCCCAGACCGACCCCTGGtggcgtgtgtgtgcatgtgtgattgCTGAGTGCGTGAACCCTCGACACTTCTGCCTGTTGTCAGCTCTGAGAGTTACCAGCCGGGCAAATCGTCTACCTGTCAGGCTCTCGGTCTCCTTGTCACTCAGCTAAGGAGACTTTCAGGAGCTGTGAGGGCAGAATTAGCATGCATGTATTGCCACTGTGAGTGTTATACATAGAGAACTGTAAAATTCTGTTTCTATTCTGTATCGCCGTACCTATAATGTTTGGAAGACGGACTGGTCCACGTAAGCATGGGGTAACTTCTAGCTGCCCCAGCGCTGTGCTAGGCAGGGCAGAGACTGGGGAGAGACAAGGTGCCAAGGCCTCCTTACATTTCGTGTCCTAGCACCTCTCTTGTCTCACGCTGGTGcaagccctggctttggccccatgCACACCCAGGTGAGGAGTCCAGCCTCCCCCAGCCTTCTCTGCAGCCCCCTTGAGGGATTCTAGGGCAGCCCCGGGTCCTGGGGCTGCCCAGCTCTGCAACCCGTGGCCAGGGTGTGTGTGTTCTCACTCTGGTGTACCTGTTGCTACCTGCACGAGTGATTTGGGAGTCTTAGAGGGGCCTTCTTGGAacttctctcccctttccttcctgCCTCACTTAATACCAGCAATTCCAGCATCAAGCCTCATCCCTTCAGGTAAGCTTCCCCCCCTCGTGTCCTCACCCAAGGCCACGTGTGGGCAGGAGCAGGCTGAGAGTGAGGTCTCGTGAGCCTCGGGGGCACCAGGGGCTGAAGGCTGGGAAGGGCACAGGTGTCTGAGTGTGTTTAGGCGTGGGAACAGAGCAGCTTTCGCTGAAGCATTGGTCCTGGCAGCCAGAGGCCTCCCATTCTTCCTCTCCTAGCCCAGGTGGTGCAAGATAGCTCCACGCTGAGGCCCCAGAGGGGTTACCTTGAATACAGCTTTGATCCAGACCAATCTGTCTTCCACACTTGGCATTCAGTCTCTCCAGGGccttggacaagttatttaaGCCTTGTAAGCTCCTGGAGCCCCAGTTTCCTTATCTTCTTGGCGGGGGGAAGGGGGAATGAAAGCTTCTGCTTGGTAAGATTAGAATTGAGTGAGACTACATGTGTGGGGCCCCGTGGCAGCGCCTGCATGAAGTAGGTGCTTAGCCACGTGATCACACCCCCAGCTCCTCACCCTCACTTCCCCAGAGTGTGGAATAGGAGGGAATAGCTGGAGATCGTCAGAAAGCAAGAAACCCATCTGGTTCCAGACCTGCAGAAATACCATAGGTACAGGAAcaccctcctctctcttttaGGGAACTCAGTGTTTGTAATCATTTCCCCTCTGAGCTCCTTCTACTCCCTCATTCTCTTTCCTGGACCTGCTGCCCCTCCTGGGAGGTGAGCTGCAGAGAGGGCCATCACTGCCCCTTCCCACAGTCAAGACAAGCAGTGGGGGAAGGCTGTTCCCACCTGTGAGTGGCGCCTTGATCATGCATCCGTCCTATCCAGCTTCCCAGAGGAGAAAGACTGGGGTTTTCTTCCCTGCAAACAAAGAGTGCAGCAAAAATGGACAGGTCTACATAATCGCAAGATATAAGCAAGAATTAAGTACTTGTTTCAAAACCTGATAAGGTTTAACCAACCCCTCCCCAAACTAAAGAGAGATTTGCTTTGGATTCTTttccttaaaagagagagagagagagagagagagagagagagagagagagcgccacgGTTTGATTCCAGCATGCAACCATCTGAGTTGAACACAGGTTGTGACTCCATTTACATGAAGCTCAAGATGGAGCAAAACTAAcacagatggggccagcgctgtagtggggcatagtgggctaagctctgcctgcagcacccatcccatatggacactggttcaagtcgttgctgctcctcttctgatccagctctctgctatggcctgggaaagcagtagaagatggcccaagtccttgggcccctgcacccatgtgggagacctggaagaagctcctggctccaggcttcggatacactcagctccggccattgtagctatttggggattgaaccagaggatggaagacctttctctctgtctctcctcctctctgtctgtaactctacctctcagataaataaataaaatcttaaaaaaaaaactaacacaggTGATGTGATGGAGTCTGGGGAGTGGTGACCCCCGGGAGGGATACTGGTGAAGAGGGTGCAGGAGGGAGCCTTCTAGAATGCTGGTGATGTTCTGAATCTTGATCTGGAGAATTGATAACTTCTATAAGAGCCCATCTAGCTGTGCTGTTGAGATTTGAGTGTCTTACTCTAGGTCGTGCAGTTACTGTGCCTCAAAAGGAAAGAGCAAGGTTCTCCCTGGGGTGTGTGGTATCATGCGCCTTGCTGAGCGGCACAAAGGCCCAGTGGCTAGGGAGCCCCATCTGCCTTCTTCAAAATCTGCCCCAGATGCACAGGGCGAGcctcttgcagccatctgtgcaTCTGAGCTCACGCTAAATGAGCCGTCTGCACTCCCCACCGGCGTGGACTGGACAAGGGGCAGACATCTGACCAAGGCGCCTCTCCCGGGACACAGTCTTGTGTGCAACAGGCCTCCTTCAAGTTCACCTGAAACTTGGGGCCAGGTTTTCTGCATGCTGATGCAGACAGAGAAAGCGGCtgtgcagagaggagggaggacggGCCGGCAGTCACGGAGAAGCACCAGCAGCCAGGCCCGATGTCTTGGGTGGCTTTGCAGAACTTGGTTGTACCCacgcagcctcccctccccctggctgGAAGCCTTCCTGCCTTTTGGGGGCCAGAAACCCTCCCATATTCCTCCAGTATCTCTCCTGTGTTAAGTCACAAACACAGACATCTCAGTTCAGGCTCACAGCCCTGAGCCAGGGTCAAATGTGTGACAAGACTGAGATCAAAGCCGAGAGCAGACCGGCAGTCCACTCCAGGTTCAAGTTCCCCCCTTGGCAGGCTCAAGCTGATGCACCATGTGTTCTCCAACCCCTGCCCGTGGCCTGCACTGGCTGCGGCTCTGGGATGGACGGCGCCACCTGCGCCTCGTAGAACGGGCACTTTTCCAAACACAGGTCAGGTTTCTTTACCAAAGGAGTGGGAACGGCTCTGGGCAGACAGCAGTCAATTCATTTTAGTTGCCCAGCTCACTAACGCCCTTCTTCCCAGCTACAGGTTGGATTCCAGCTACAGGTTGACTTGGGTAACTGTAGGACCCCCAGATCTCCCTTGCTGTGTCTGTCACCAAAAATCACAGAACGCTGTGGCCACTCTCACTCAGCCAGGTGAAGACTTTTCCTGGCGGGATTGAGtctgagccaggggcctggaacatTCCTGGACATTGATATGGATGTTTCTGCTATTGTCCAAAAACACTAGAAGAAACTGGCCCAGGCTCTTACACCCTCATATAAATTCCACGCTCTGCCGGCCTTGTTACAGACACACCTGGGAGGAGCACCCTTTTCTCCCACTATGCATCACGGCGATGAGCCAAGGCACCCTGGGTGTAGGTTCTCCTGATAAATGCTTTGGGCAGCTGGATCAGCTTGGCATTTAGTACTTCTTTCTCTGAGATGCCAACCGGCCCCATCTTGGGAAGGTTTGGGTCACTCCTTTGTGCAATTCTCCTGCCACTGCTGTTGGGCAATTTCAGGCCCAGGTTAGGGGGCCATGAAACCATCACAACACCTTCCAGGCGCTCTGAAGATCCAGCCTCCGTCGGCTTGGGCAAGGGTGGGAAGCGAGGCAGTGACTCTCAGATCATCATCCTCAACACTCAGCTTCAAAGCCTCCCGTGCCCCCTGCCACTGTCCTGACCTGGACCGGGTCCAGTGAGGAGTAGAGCTCTGTGGCTTCAAGGCCGTGGTGGGAGGATCTCGACAATCTTCTGGGCCCTTGATGCCTGCTTGTCCTGCCTCATCCTCTGTTCCTGCTGAAACTATGGCTGCTGAAACCGGCGCTCTGTTCTCTTGGTACCGTGCATCCTTGCAGCTGGCCGACCTCTGCTTGAAGTCCGTTTTTCTGTATGGACCATCCCTACTCTCTCCCAGTTTCCCTTCAAAGACATTGCAGATTTTTGTAAGGTCAAAACCACCAGGTTTGTAAGACCAATATGATAGGGCAATGGCCCGAAGTCTCATCTGTCACTGCCCCAGCTCGAAGCCCAGGATCTCTGTGTCACATCACAGAGTTTGCTCACATAGCTCAGTAACCTTAGCCTTGGGgctggcgtttggcacagcagctaagctgcttgtatcccatatttgagtccctgctactccacttctgatccaggtttctgTTAACAttcaccctgcaaggcagcagatgatggtccaagcagGCAAATTCCTGCCACTCTGGTGGGAGACTCTgaatgagttccaggttcctgacttggcctggcccagcccctgttgttgctggtatttgggggagtgactcggtggctggaagatctccttatgtctctcttcctttcaaattaaattaaacattttttaccTTAGAGGCTAAATTGGAAAGTTATTGACCgtcaaagagagaagaaaagagagtaaGATATATAAATGTAAACATGACACAGCGATGAAGACAATATGCGTAGATGCCAGAGTCCTCGTGCCCGCACACAAGGTCTGGCTGTGGAACGGACTTGGGACCCTCCCCTCTTTCCCCCATCCCACGTTCCCTTTGCCCTGGGCCTCCGTCTCTGTTGGTTAGCATTCTTCGTGCCATACAGTGACCCACACCTTTCCCGAGCTATCTGAGCCCCTCATGGTCCTACTCCTGTGTTGGGATACTGAAGTCGTCcattcatttttccttccttccattatTTTTCGCTCTGGACATGGTGGTAATGAGAGGCAGCTCAGGTAACTCCTGAGTCCCACACATACTCCTCCGTGCCCCCTCTGCATGACAGCTCCCCACCAACATTCGTAACCCCTCCTTCTAAGGCTAGAATCTATTCGACACAGTGAATTCGTTCTTCTGAGAACACAGTTCTATGTGCTTTGACGAATATACACATTGTGTAGCCACCATCACAATCAAGGTGCAGAGCACACCGTAACCCTAAGAAATCCCTTCATACTGCCCCTTTGCAGTCCATCTCACCACCCTGTGGTTTAGCCTTTTCCATATGTAACACAGATTCAATCACAGTGTGCAGGTTCTTTGACGGtgtggcttcttttacttagcgTAATACATTTGGGATCAGGGAACTGCATGATGCTGCAGTTACTCAGTAGTTTGttacttctgtatttaaagaatgatttcgttgtttgaaagacagagtgacagagagaggaagatacagagagaaagatctcccatcactgcttcactccccaagtggccacaacaaccagctctgagccaggctgaagccaggagccatgaactccatccaggtctcccacgtgagtggcaggggctcactacgtgggccatcttctgctgtcttcccagacacattagcaggaagctggaccacagcagagtagccgaactcaaattggcactccaaatacaggatgctggtgctggaagCGGTAGCTTATCCCATtgcgccacaacacctgccccagtttgTTACTTTATGCTGCTCAGTAGTACTCCACTGTATCAAAGGAACCGCAGTATTTTTATCCCTTCACTAGCTGAAGGATAGTCAGATTGTTGCTGTAAAGTTTTGGGAAATTAGGAAGAAAGCTGCTATACACATTAGTGTGTGCACAATCCATGTTTTTCTGTGAACATAAGTTCTCATTTCTCTGAGACAAACAGGTAGGAGAGAAAAGGCTGAGCCGTACGACAAATGTTTGTTTTGATTTCCAAGAGACAATCACAAAGCGTTCTAAGGTGACTGAGCCGATATGTATTGATACCAGCAACATTAGCAATATAGGAGTTCCAGTTGTTCCATGTCAGTTGTTTTAAGTTAGCCTTTTTAGGTAGACATAATAATGTATCATTGTggcttaatttgcatttccctactggctaatgttgagtattttttcatatttgcCATCCAAATATTTTCCTTGATAAAGTATTTGTACAGATCTTTTGCCCATTAAATAATTggttttttcccctttatttgaGTTTCGAGAGCTAAGAATATTATATGGGTGGACTCCAGGTTTGTCTGTGTTGGGGTACTGACTGAGGCTCACCAGCACTCAGAGTGAGTTGTCCTGTTCCACGGACAACCCCCTCCACAGCAGCAGCTCTCTGGAGAACACTCCCATGGGACCCAAGGACCCAAATACTCTGGTTTTGCCCCTAATCTTTGGGCTCCGTCCACGTGCCTTGTTCCCCAACTCACCTAATGCGCCAAACTTGCTTTGTCCGAGGTGCTGATCATCCTGCTGGTCCATGAGCCGCTGCCGACAAAGTGGGATAGCAGGTGTATTAGTTTCCTAAGGCTGCTGTAATGAATTACTCCAAACTCAGTGGCTTGAACAACAAAAATCTGCTCTCTTACAACCTGGAGACAAGAAGTAggaatcaaggtgtcagcagggctttGCTCCCTACAGAGGACCTAGGGGAGAATCCATCCCATGCCTCTTTTGGTTTCTGGTGGTTGCTGGCTTCCTTGGCTATGGACACCTCCCTCCAATCGCTGCCTTCATGgttctgtctccttttcttctATGTCTGTCTTCTCTGTGGATCTCTTATAAGAACACTTGTCATTGGGTTTAGCGCACACTCAGATAATCTGGTAGGATCTCCTTATCGAAAGATCTTTAGCTTAATTacattctcaaataatttttccaaagagTTACAGGTCCTGGGATTTAGGGTGTATATCTTTTGGGGCTAGATCGTCATAACACCTGAAGTtctgccttccaggccatagcagagaactagatcagaagtggagcagccaggactcaaacctgcggccatatgggatgtcggcattgcaggaggtggctttacctgctatgccacagcgctggtcccataatattgtttatatttattatttgtggGGTTTGAGGGAGAACAGAGACTTTGGCTTAGCTCTTTCTAGCATTGTATACTTTTAGCTCAAGAGTCATGGACCTGAGGTGAGGATTTTACCAGTTACTGAGGTGATCTTATGCAATCACTTGGGAACGTGGGATGGTTTCAAGACCTTGCAGTTCATCAATCTCATACTCTC
The sequence above is drawn from the Lepus europaeus isolate LE1 chromosome 3, mLepTim1.pri, whole genome shotgun sequence genome and encodes:
- the CLPS gene encoding colipase, with the translated sequence MEKVLVLLLVALAVAYAAPGPRGIIINLEEGELCLNSAQCKSGCCHHSSALGLARCAPKASENSECSPQTIYGVYYKCPCERGLTCEADKSIVGSITNTNFGVCLDV